Below is a window of Uloborus diversus isolate 005 chromosome 3, Udiv.v.3.1, whole genome shotgun sequence DNA.
TTATATATGATGGTCTAAAAAGCTTACCGTTTTCAAGTTTTTCATTATGCAGAAAGTTGCATCCTATACATATGCATAGAAGCCGGGTTCATCATCTATGACTACAGTTACAATGTATTCCTCTAGGAAAAGTTTATCGAATTTTGCAACAAGTTGTGCTCTTTTAtacaaatgttttgcatttttgtattaaattacaAACCTTGTAGTGCAGTATAACACTTTAATGGAATTGATACAAGATCCTGGTGGTTTGTAGACAAACTAAAACTATCTTTGTTGTTTAAGTTACTCACAGAGTAGTGAATTGTGTAAGAATCAAGTGTAAAAGCATTTGTTCATTGAACAAATTCTCTTTCCAAATACTCAATTAATATCTCCATTATGTGATCATTATGTTTGAAAAGTTACTTTTATATTTAGCTGATAAGTTTTCACAAAGccactgaaatttataaatttgaactgtttatttttttggaattgtcCGTATTCAACctaacaaaatatgtttttttttttgccttaccttatcatatattttaaattatatgtttattttattgacCTTACTGTATTGTAAATGGCAATCAACAacgttatgatgcacaaaatttgcagattactgctgacatgtgtttcagggttacagggaactcctttttcaatgcaaaatagtaagcttttccTGGATGTAAAAACATCCGGGAAAAGTGGATCTGGtgttaccggatgtctttacatccaaacgCTTACGATTTTGCATTGAAAGATcccttgtaactccaaaacacatgtctgcagtaatcgaCTAATTTTGTGCGTCATAACGTTGTTGATTGTCATTTACTTCTCCACACAAAAGTATTTACTTACCTTATTTCTTACTGTACTGGttcattttgtcctttttttttgtagtgtaAGCATGTCAATCCCTCTTATTGATGTAAAATgctaaatttttcttatttatggTATAAATTGCTATTTTCCTGTCATCCTTATGaattatatgtttaatatttttttaattatcatttcaATTTCTTAGGTGTAGGAGAATGCTAATAATACTGTCCCCAGAATTTCCGAGAAGTAGAGCTTGTGATTTTCAGATAGGCTTTGCTACATCTCTAGCTATAGGTCAGTAACATGTGATGTTTTGCAACAATTAATGttttcagtaaattatcgccctATAGCCTGGGCTAAGCTagaattacataaaatacaccaccagctcagtcattccatccgaggactgcagttttgtgcttattagcactcatcagcccggaatagaaagtgactgagctgagctaccagtttatttggcactcctggcttccttaagaggttttctacctccagctcagtcacttcctattcagggctgatgagtgctaataagcacaaaactgcagtcctcagatggaattactgagctggcagtgtattttatgtaattaatgtttatttatattcTGGGGATGCACTGACCCCATTGCTTATTGCTTCTTGATATAGTGATAAgcaacaacatttgcaaaaaattatttaattttttttccctctcatattttttttccattgtgcaGCTCATAGGAGTGAGATTGATGCTCCAGCTTCACaacaaaaaataagtgaaaagtaACAAAAAGCAGAAAAGATCAGTTTTTTGGTAAAACAACCAAATTATGTATTGCCCTCTTTATTTTTTGCCTAAAGTCAAGAAAGATGTTTAAAATGATGCGTTACTTATGTATTtcgataaaatatcaaaaaacattatggcaactccccccccccccaaataactacctttcagaaataatatatatgatttATTAGTTGCACAATTGTATTTGAATATTTCAGTTCTGTGCAAAGTTTCATCCATACTTACTGTTAGTCATTTAAATGTAGGCTTAGAATTCAAAACAATATAAAATGCATGTTATGTTGTATTTATTAAAAGTAagtttgtatatttttatttgcttattctctCTTTTTAAGAGGGTCCAACACTTTTTTCCCATACAAAGGTCCTCAACCTTCTTAGTTTATTTTTGTAATCagtctattattatttatttatttattattcatattaCATGATTCTTTAACTTTGatacaagctttttttttcttctttatagaCCAAAGAGAGAGAATTTTGATACCTATAGTTGTGGCTCCAGTGGATAATTCTGAAATTCCATTAGTGATcagatatatttcaaaaattgattttacaaAACCTGATATTCAAATGTGGGCTTGGAGGAGACTGATTTGTTCTTTAGACGTCATTTGTTGTCAGAAACCTGATCTTAACTCTGTAATCAACTTAGTGCTTGCGAAATATGCAGTAGGTGCTACTGGTACATGTTCAGAAAACTTCATTTCAGCTCATACTAGGCCTTCAATCCAGTTTCTTCAAAGTCAAAGCCATATTACAAACTCAAATGCCACACTTGCTAAACCTTCTATAGAATTTCCTCCAAGCGAAACTGATATTgctattttaaataacaattcatCAACACAATTGCATGTCAATGTTGCAGTTTCATGCCAGGATCCATCCACGTCTACTATGAGTAATTCAAATGTCTGTGTGTCACATGAAAATAAATCTCATATTAATCCAGTttatgttgtaaaaaaagttGATTCTTTCTCTTCTGTTCATACTGCAAATGAAATATCTAAACCATCATCATTTATAAATCTacgaaatttttttaagggaaaaaaaaaatctttgaagtcTTCCTCTCATCTAAAAGGACAATTCTCTTCTATTAGTGTTTCATCAACATCAAATGCCACAAGTGGGTTTTGTAGTCATAATACCTTTGATACTGAAAGTATTGAAGGATTAGCTAAAGATTGCTCTCTAAATACTCATTCGTAAAACTGCAAAACTATGAAATATATGGAGATTGAAATTTCTTCTCTTAGTGATATTTTGTAGAAAACATTTTGTAACTGATTATGTGCAATCATTAAatgcaataagaaatgtaattttttccaaATGTAAAATCTTGCTgttgcaataaatttattttaaaactaaacatcttTTCTTTTAGCCTTAT
It encodes the following:
- the LOC129218216 gene encoding myeloid differentiation primary response protein MyD88-like — encoded protein: MDEEKFLQIPAQALNVSCRLRLSRFLDLQDPLCSEDGVPIDYRGLACLMNLEHIDVRNFETTGQPTLSILQEWEKQTDATIGQLLNFLKKMGRHSVIQDILPLIEKDVEVYLKKRSRSQEIPLQVPEVTSCRKNDFQVRNDGNVLTCDDVRTGVSSCQKNDFQVRNDGNALTCDDVRTGEITIYDAYLCYADENEGAALAMAEILEGPELGFKLYIHRRDSLPGQEELISNIQMIKERCRRMLIILSPEFPRSRACDFQIGFATSLAIDQRERILIPIVVAPVDNSEIPLVIRYISKIDFTKPDIQMWAWRRLICSLDVICCQKPDLNSVINLVLAKYAVGATGTCSENFISAHTRPSIQFLQSQSHITNSNATLAKPSIEFPPSETDIAILNNNSSTQLHVNVAVSCQDPSTSTMSNSNVCVSHENKSHINPVYVVKKVDSFSSVHTANEISKPSSFINLRNFFKGKKKSLKSSSHLKGQFSSISVSSTSNATSGFCSHNTFDTESIEGLAKDCSLNTHS